From Oscillospiraceae bacterium CM, a single genomic window includes:
- a CDS encoding arsenate reductase ArsC, with protein sequence MSKVAFICVHNSCRSQIAEALGKKHCADVFESFSAGTEAKPEINKDAVRLIKQLHGIDMERTQRPKLLEALPPVDIVVTMGCGVGCPYLPCYYREDWGLEDPTGKSDEAFQAVICQIEQKVLQLKDKIKSGEIAR encoded by the coding sequence ATGTCAAAGGTTGCTTTCATCTGCGTGCATAATTCCTGCCGGAGTCAGATCGCCGAGGCGCTGGGGAAAAAGCACTGTGCCGATGTCTTTGAAAGCTTTTCCGCCGGAACCGAAGCAAAACCGGAAATCAATAAAGACGCCGTCCGCTTGATAAAGCAGCTGCACGGTATCGACATGGAACGCACGCAGCGTCCCAAGCTGCTCGAAGCGCTTCCGCCCGTCGATATTGTCGTCACGATGGGCTGCGGCGTCGGGTGCCCCTATCTCCCCTGCTATTACCGGGAGGATTGGGGGCTTGAGGATCCTACCGGAAAATCCGATGAAGCGTTTCAAGCGGTCATCTGCCAGATTGAACAAAAAGTGTTGCAGCTCAAAGACAAAATCAAGTCCGGTGAAATAGCCCGATAA
- a CDS encoding xanthine dehydrogenase family protein molybdopterin-binding subunit, translated as MEQKIGAGVVRKDAWLKVTGRAKFNDDDYSPACLEARLLTSVCAHAKITSIDATKALALPGVRAVVTGADCGVLTGPVLRDMPVLATGVTRYFGEPVAIVIADEERQAAHATKLIEVSYEMLPVTNSIDDAMNPALAPIHPELGAYQHMTPSVYPQAGTNIANHTKIRKGDMGDGWRKSEIIIDGEYNIPQANHAYIETRNARAEIFPNGQIIIHSSTQAPHATRALLATYFGLKETDIVIHVPFVGGGYGGKVCPHPEMLAYLASKTVGGRAVRLALTREENFYSSACKIGATSRIRLGADKTGRIWALQADYFVDAGAYADTSPVMARAMAVSCCGAYHVPNIQCDCLCLYTNHVYTTSFRGFGHGVSTFAIERTLEKLAEVLQMDPVDLRLKNAPEKGAYTATQDDITLSNTGNLTACITRLKELMDWERGTRLVVSDTIIRAKAMACFSKTSSSPTDASSSAIVTFCSDGSVNLNCGVVECGPGMTTSLPQILAQRLKMNVGSITMNMQVNTHDQPEHWKTVASMSLYMAGNAIIAAADDAVSQIKSNAAIALRCAPEDLDFDQETVFLAEDPARFVKLKDVVFGVKYPGGNAAGGPVVGRGSFIMKHLSLLDPETGKGRSGPYWTVGAQAVEVEYDVSEHTYRLVKAATVLDAGKVISPLCAAGQVLGGMNTGLGIATREKNHYKPNGEILDTSFRTYKLMHYAETPEFVVSFIETPNLSGPFGARGLGEHGVLGMAPALAGALCKATGKQFDTLPVTFESVWKAVTGGEAYAGI; from the coding sequence ATGGAGCAGAAAATCGGCGCAGGCGTCGTCCGGAAAGACGCTTGGCTCAAAGTAACCGGGCGCGCAAAATTTAATGATGACGATTATTCACCCGCCTGCCTAGAGGCGCGCCTTTTGACGAGTGTCTGCGCTCACGCGAAGATAACGTCGATCGATGCGACGAAAGCCCTGGCCTTGCCGGGCGTCCGCGCTGTTGTAACGGGCGCTGACTGCGGGGTTCTGACCGGCCCTGTTTTGCGGGACATGCCCGTTTTGGCGACCGGCGTCACGCGCTATTTCGGAGAGCCGGTCGCCATTGTGATTGCCGACGAGGAAAGGCAGGCCGCGCATGCAACAAAGCTTATAGAGGTCTCCTACGAGATGCTTCCGGTGACCAATTCCATTGACGACGCAATGAACCCCGCTTTGGCACCGATTCACCCGGAGCTTGGCGCTTATCAGCACATGACACCGTCCGTTTATCCGCAAGCGGGCACAAATATTGCCAATCACACAAAAATCAGAAAAGGCGATATGGGAGACGGCTGGCGGAAGAGTGAAATCATCATTGATGGTGAATACAACATCCCGCAGGCTAATCACGCCTATATTGAAACACGAAACGCAAGAGCCGAAATTTTCCCGAACGGGCAGATTATCATCCATTCATCGACGCAGGCGCCCCACGCCACCCGCGCGCTGCTCGCCACATACTTCGGCTTAAAGGAGACAGATATCGTCATTCATGTCCCCTTCGTCGGTGGCGGTTATGGCGGCAAAGTCTGTCCGCACCCGGAAATGCTGGCGTATCTCGCGTCAAAGACTGTGGGCGGTCGGGCAGTCCGTTTGGCTCTGACACGGGAGGAGAACTTTTATTCAAGTGCCTGCAAAATCGGCGCGACATCAAGAATTCGCCTCGGTGCCGATAAAACGGGCCGAATCTGGGCGCTTCAGGCCGATTACTTCGTCGATGCCGGCGCCTACGCGGACACATCGCCCGTTATGGCACGCGCCATGGCAGTCAGCTGCTGCGGCGCTTATCATGTGCCGAATATTCAATGTGATTGCCTCTGCCTTTACACCAATCACGTCTATACAACCTCGTTTCGCGGCTTTGGGCACGGTGTCTCCACCTTTGCCATCGAGCGGACGCTTGAAAAGCTGGCCGAAGTCCTGCAAATGGACCCTGTCGACCTCCGCCTGAAAAACGCACCCGAAAAGGGGGCCTATACAGCCACACAGGATGATATAACGCTCAGCAACACAGGAAATCTCACGGCCTGCATCACCCGGCTTAAAGAACTGATGGACTGGGAGCGCGGCACACGTCTTGTGGTCAGTGACACCATCATTCGTGCCAAGGCTATGGCATGCTTTTCAAAGACCTCCAGCTCGCCGACCGACGCGTCTTCCTCAGCAATTGTTACCTTCTGCTCGGACGGCAGCGTTAATCTGAATTGCGGCGTTGTCGAATGCGGGCCGGGCATGACGACGTCGCTCCCCCAAATTCTGGCGCAGCGGCTTAAAATGAACGTTGGCAGTATCACGATGAATATGCAGGTCAATACGCACGACCAGCCGGAGCATTGGAAAACAGTTGCGAGCATGTCGCTTTACATGGCGGGCAACGCGATCATCGCCGCGGCGGATGACGCCGTCAGCCAAATCAAATCAAACGCCGCCATTGCGCTTCGCTGCGCACCGGAAGACCTCGATTTCGATCAGGAAACCGTTTTCCTCGCGGAAGATCCCGCCCGCTTTGTCAAGCTCAAAGATGTTGTGTTTGGCGTCAAATATCCCGGAGGGAACGCCGCGGGCGGGCCCGTCGTCGGCAGGGGCAGCTTTATCATGAAGCATTTGTCTCTTCTTGACCCGGAAACAGGCAAAGGCCGATCAGGGCCATACTGGACAGTGGGTGCTCAGGCCGTCGAGGTGGAATACGATGTGTCCGAGCACACTTACAGGCTCGTCAAGGCTGCAACAGTGCTTGACGCCGGAAAGGTCATATCCCCATTATGCGCGGCCGGTCAGGTACTCGGCGGCATGAATACGGGTCTTGGCATCGCCACGCGGGAAAAAAATCATTATAAACCAAACGGCGAGATTCTCGACACAAGCTTTCGAACCTACAAACTGATGCACTATGCCGAAACGCCTGAATTCGTCGTCAGCTTTATCGAGACACCGAATTTGAGCGGCCCGTTCGGCGCGCGCGGTCTCGGCGAACATGGCGTTCTGGGAATGGCCCCAGCGCTCGCGGGCGCCCTGTGCAAGGCCACGGGCAAACAGTTTGATACTCTGCCGGTCACGTTTGAGTCGGTCTGGAAAGCGGTAACGGGCGGAGAAGCATATGCTGGCATTTGA
- a CDS encoding FAD binding domain-containing protein, translating into MLAFDFDYYRPDTVLEATALYAALSGTGKKPYYYGGGTEIISMSRVYNLKPDAVIDIKNIPECRALGPDGKKLYFGSAVTLSALAESGLFPLLSLAGGRIADHTIQCKLTLGGNLAGTVYYHETLPPLLVCDALITIASPRGDIRREPISTALATGKGLKPGELIINVSIEKDYVSLPYAHIKKVEIEKIGYPLISVSSVCKAGVARFAVCGLCAYPVRLEDIPLDGQDMALLEQSLQRLSKPVLDDMSGSSQYRTFILKKTIEKIMLYYRQGRSGYAAFSR; encoded by the coding sequence ATGCTGGCATTTGATTTTGATTATTATCGGCCTGATACCGTTTTGGAAGCGACAGCACTCTACGCAGCGCTGTCAGGTACCGGAAAAAAGCCATACTATTACGGCGGCGGGACGGAGATCATCAGTATGTCCCGCGTTTATAATTTAAAGCCGGATGCCGTCATCGATATCAAGAACATCCCCGAATGCCGCGCTCTCGGACCTGACGGCAAAAAGCTTTATTTCGGTTCGGCCGTCACGCTCAGCGCCCTTGCCGAATCCGGTCTGTTTCCCCTCTTAAGCCTCGCGGGCGGGCGCATCGCCGACCATACGATCCAGTGCAAGCTGACGCTTGGCGGCAACCTGGCCGGCACGGTTTACTACCACGAAACGCTGCCGCCTTTATTGGTCTGCGACGCTTTGATTACCATTGCCAGTCCTAGAGGCGATATCAGGCGAGAGCCGATAAGCACTGCACTGGCCACGGGCAAAGGCCTCAAGCCCGGGGAATTGATCATAAATGTCAGCATTGAAAAAGATTATGTCAGCCTTCCCTATGCGCATATTAAAAAAGTGGAGATCGAAAAAATCGGATATCCGCTGATTTCTGTCTCCTCCGTCTGCAAGGCGGGGGTTGCGCGTTTTGCCGTCTGCGGCCTGTGCGCCTATCCAGTCCGTTTGGAGGACATCCCGCTTGACGGGCAGGACATGGCCTTGCTTGAGCAGTCGCTCCAACGCCTCTCCAAGCCGGTGCTGGACGATATGTCCGGTTCTTCACAATACCGCACTTTCATTCTTAAAAAAACAATCGAGAAAATAATGCTGTATTATCGTCAAGGGAGAAGCGGATATGCTGCATTTTCACGGTGA
- a CDS encoding (2Fe-2S)-binding protein, producing MLHFHGENVIDLRVNGRDVSVKVRPADILLTVLRRQLGLTGTKIGCENGDCGACTILLDGWPVKSCLMLALEAVGHEITTIEGLENTPIQNAFVEKEAFQCGYCTPGFIMVCHALLQHHPNPGDGTIESWLQSNLCRCTSYQEIKDAVLSAVNGNAP from the coding sequence ATGCTGCATTTTCACGGTGAAAACGTGATCGATCTGCGCGTCAACGGACGAGACGTTTCCGTCAAGGTCCGCCCTGCCGATATTCTGCTGACGGTCTTGCGCCGTCAGCTGGGGCTAACCGGTACGAAAATCGGCTGTGAAAACGGCGACTGCGGCGCGTGTACGATTCTCCTTGACGGCTGGCCTGTCAAGTCCTGCCTGATGCTCGCTCTCGAGGCCGTCGGCCACGAGATTACGACAATCGAGGGCCTAGAGAATACACCCATACAAAATGCCTTTGTCGAAAAAGAGGCGTTTCAGTGTGGGTACTGCACGCCCGGTTTTATCATGGTCTGTCACGCGCTGCTGCAACACCATCCCAATCCGGGTGACGGCACCATTGAATCCTGGCTGCAGTCGAATCTATGTCGCTGTACGAGCTATCAGGAAATCAAGGATGCCGTTTTATCCGCCGTTAATGGCAATGCTCCCTAA